The region ACTAAGGCAAAGCTTATTGCCGACGGGCAAGAATATCCTTGCGTAGCTTACGGAAATTGCGGTAGCACTCCAAAAGAAGGTTTAACCGCCGAATTTTATTATCTAGAAAATTTTGCTGATATTGCAGTTGCAAAACTACGTTCTAAGGGTAAGATTGTCTTGACAAATGGCTATATGGGCATTGATAGTTACAAGAAACTTATTGAATGCGGGGCGGTTGGATTTGTTACTTTTGGCGGTGACGTTCTTGACAAACAAGCTCAAACCGACTTAATGACAAGGGAACTTCGTCAGCCTCTTAAAGACGTAGCCGTGCTACAAGGCGTAAACATTAGAGCGGCTAGCGCTATGAAACTTGTCAAGCAAAACCCTAAAAATATTACTTTAATAGTCGAGCAAAAAGAAGAACAAGTCAATAGTCATAACGTAGTTGCAAAAATTAAAGGCGACTTAGACGAAACAATAGTATTTACCGCTCATTACGACAGCGTTGATTTTAGCAAAGGCGTGTACGATAACGGCGCCGGTAGCGTTATTATTATGGAACTATTCCATTATTTTTGCGAGCATACTCCACGTAGAAACCTTGTATTTATCTGGTGTGGTAGCGAAGAAAGAGGTCTACTTGGCAGTAAAGCCTATGTGCAACAGCACAAAGACGAGCTTGACAAATATGTTTTATGCGTAAACGTAGACGTGGGCGCTCCTGTTCTTGGCAGAGAAGAAGCCGTTGTTATGGCTGACGTTAGCCTAGCTAACTATGTCGACTACTTTGCAAAAGAAATTGGTCACACTATACGAGTAACTAGCGATATATATTCTTCGGACTCTATCCCCTTTGCCGATGCTGGCGTACCGGGTATTAACTTTATGCGTAACGGCGCAAGCGGTTGTAGTCACATACACGATAGATTTGACACAATGAAGTTTTTAAGCGCAGAAGCGCTTGCTAAGACTGGCGAATTTACCCAACTTGTAGCTAATAAACTTGTCAACGCTTTCGCTTTCCCAGTACCCAAAGCAATTCCCGATGATATTAAGACAAAAATTGATAAATATCTAGGCAAAGAAGTTAAAAAATAACTCTTTAATGTTACAAACAAAAAGAAGCTCTTCTTATAAATAAAGGGCTTCTTTTGTTTTAATTTACTAATTATTTTTAATTTACTATTTAACTTAGCTGTTATTGTTTTTTGATTTGTTTAATTGTTTTAGTTAGTTATTAACTTTGCTGTATTTTGATTTACATATTTCTAATTATTAGCATTAATTTTTGTAACCGTATAAGGCTAATAGGATATTGACACAATTTACAAAATTAGTTTGTAAAAATGTACCCGTCAATTTTTAAACTAAAATGCCGTTAAATCTATTAAAACTGCACGGGTGGGCGAAGCTTCGCCATCTAAAATGTTAAGGGGCAAAGCCGAAATAAAATATTTGCCGACAGGAACGTCTTTAAGGCAAACACCTTCAAGTATTGCGATGCTTCGACCCGAGAGCAAACGATGTACCATAAAGAAGTTTTCGCCCCCTATTGATTGACTTTCGCAAGCTATAAGTTTAATGTCGGTGTAATCAAGGGCAAGCGCAGCTTCGGCGCTAAGAATTCCATTACCTTTAATTAATAGACGAGTAACTCCTTTTGGAAGGCTGATAATGTCTTCTCTTGTAATCTTGTTGTCAAATTGAAATACGTTTGCGTCGCCTACAAACAAATCTATCGGCATAGCCGAAATTGTTTCTCCAAAGCGGTTAAAGTGCGACGGCGCATCGATATGCGTGCCATTATGTAGACACATTGTGAGGTTGCTTAAATTATAACCATCTTCGCTAATTGACTTAATCTGCGATATGATTGGAGAAATATCGCCTTCATACACAGCGCAATTAGGCAAGGGTTGAGAAATATCATATACTTTCATTTAGCGCCTCCTAATTATATTTTATAATAAGTCGGCGAGATTGTCAATAACTAATTTAAAATATGTTTAATTTTAACAATACTACATTATATTGCATAAAATATTTATTTTTTACTATTGATTTACACAACACAATATGATAGTATATTATTAATATAGTTAAAAATAAAAAGGAGAAGTGTAACTATGAAAAAAATTCTATGTATTGTACTTTTATTTGCGTTAATGTTCTCTTGCGTCGCTTGCGGTCAAGTGAGCTTTAACGGCAACTTTAAAGCCGCAACTGAGGAAACATACAAGGCTGTGCAACAACAAATACCTAGTTCGCCAGTTGACGGCGAAGCCAAGAAAGAAATTGCAAAGGGCTATCAAATGACTGCTAACGCTAATGCGCCCGATCAAAAATTAATGATGTCTTATAATATTAAGTTTATATTAGGGGCGGAGTTAAAAGATAGTAAAATGTCGCTAGATTATAATATGTCGGCAGATGGTATGGGAGAACTTAAATATTCGGCATATTTTAGCAATATGACGCAGTATTTAAACCTAGAAAAAGCAAATATGAAGGGACTATCCATAACCGGTAAATTTAAGTCAACCTTAAAGATTGGTCAAGACCCAACCGAAGTGGTAACGACCCAACCCAAACTTGAATATGCCTTTGACGCATACGACGAACTTGCAAAAAGCCTTAGCGACCTTAAAAAAGCTGGTATAACGGTTGAAATCGCAACAAGAGGTAACACTACAAAAATTAAATTAATTTATTCTCGCAACTCTGAGCTTACCGAAGATTTAGACGAAAACATAACTGACTTTAACGCATACTACATATATGTAATTCGAGACGGTCTACTTGTTGGCTCTAAGTTTGATATGAGCTACAAGATAAACGGTGTTTTATCTACTATGAATTTTGAAGTCAAACCATATAGCGGAGATATTACTCTACCTAGCGACTTAGACACTTATAAGGAAAACAAATTTCCGTTTTAGTTTTAATAGCTAGGGCTTCTAACAGTTGAAGCGTTTAAAAAATTAGTAAATCAAAATTATATCAACTACAAAACGCCCCTTATTACTAAGAGGCGTTTTTATGTAGTTTAAATTTAAAAGTTAATTGTCTAATTAAATTAATTAGAATAAATGTTTTATCGCTAGTTTATTTATAATTACCTTTTTAAAGTTTGACTTTGTTTAGGCTAATTCGATACCACGTTTTAACGCAAGTTTGTTTGCTTCGACAAACTTAGGTTTAACATTTTCTTCAAGAATTATATCCCAGTTTATGTCGGTAAGTTGCATTTGACCGATTATAGCGCCCAACAAAACAATGTTCATAACCTTAGTGTTGCCAAGCTTTTCCGCCTCGACATTAGCCTCGATTATGGTTGCGTTAGAATGAGCCTTAATCTCCTCAATAATGCCCTTTGGATATTCCACAGCGCCAGAAGTAATTGGCGAACCCGGTATTTCGTAATCATTTACAACTATTTTGCCGTTTGGTTTAAGAAATGGCAAATATCTAAGGGCTTCCATCTTCTCAAAAGCTACGATTAAATCAGCCGACCCCATCTCGATTACAGGCGAGAAAACTTCGTCTTTGCTGTAACGAACGTGAGTAACAACCGAACCGCCACGCTGGCTCATACCGTGTATCTCGCTCATTTTTACATCGTAACCTTCTTGTAATAGTCCTAATGTCAAAATTTTACTCGCAAGAATTGTGCCTTGACCGCCTACGCCAACTAATAAAATATTCTTTGTCATTACAATATACCTCACTTATTCTATCGCGCCAAATTTGCAGATTTGCTTGCAAACTTGACAGCCGACACACATTTCGCTATTGATGGTAGCCTTTTTGTTGACTACGCATAGAGCCGGGCAACCTGACTTTAAACACATCTTGCAACCTACGCATTTATTTGCATCGATTGTACACTTAGTTGTAAAGGCTGTTGGAAATTCTTTTTTATCAAGTTCGCTGAATTTTTTAAGCAAACACGGGAATCTTGTAATAATAACTGAGGCTTCGTTGCTATTAAACGCCCAGTCAAGCGCTTCGTCAACTGCGCCAAGCACGTTAGGATTAACGGATTTAATACGAGTGATACCTAGCGCTTTTACAATATCTTCGATATTTGCGATAGAAGTAGGCTCATTTTGTAGGGTAAAACCAGTGCCGGGATTTTGTTGGTGACCGGTCATACCTGTAATACGATTGTCTAATATTACGGTAATATTGTTAGATTTGTTATAAACTACTTCGAGTAGCGAAGTCATACCGCTGTGGAAGAAAGTCGAGTCCCCTATTACCGAAACAACTCTACGGACGTTGCCTTCAACTTTATTAAAGGCTTGTTGCATACCTGCGCCCGAGCTTACGCTTGCTCCCATACAGTTATTAAAGTCCATTGCATTATAAGGCGGAGCAAATCCTAGCGTATAGCAACCGATATCACCGGCTATAACTACGTTTTTGCGTTTGCCTAAGGAATAGAACAAACCTCTATGCGGGCAACCTGCGCAAAGCGCCGGCGGACGAGGTACGATTAAATCTTTATTGATTGTTTGAGCCGTTGGGGTGATGCCGTCGACTGCAAATTTAATAACGTCGGGTGTCAATTCGCCATAAGCGGGTAAGAAACGAGAACCGCTTGGAGCATATTTACCATAGCAAATATCAAGATGTCCTAAGGCTCTTACAGATTGTTCGATATATTCGTCATTTTCTTCTATTACATATACTTTATCGAGTTTGCTAACAAAAGAATTGATAAGTTCTTCGGGAATTGGGAATGAAAGACCTAATTTAAGATAATTTGCGTTGTCACCCCAAACTTCTTTTGCATAGTTATAGCACATACCCGAAGCAATTACGCCAATTTTTCTGCCGTTATCTTCGACTGTATTGACAGAACAATTATTTGTATACTCTTTAAGTTTGTCAAGCCTTGCTTCAAGGCTTACTCTAAGTTTGCGAGCGTTTGCAGGCACGCAAATAAATCTATTAGTATCTTTAACATAGGGTTTAATCGCTACTTCTTCACGAGGACACAATGTAACAATACTCTTTGAGTGACATACTCTTGTAGTCATACGCATCATAACTACTTGACCAAATTCGTCAAAAATTTGATAGGCTAACTTGACCATATCTTTACACTCTTGCGAAGTTGAAGGTTCAAGCAACGGCATACGAGCCATCTTTGCGTAGTTACGGTTGTCTTGTTCGTTTTGAGATGAGTGCATACCGGGTTCGTCTGCGGTTAAAATAACAAGACCGCCAATAGTCGAACCATAAGAAACCGTCATAAGCGGGTCGGCAGCTACGTTCATACCAACGTGTTTCATACAGGCAAAAGCTCTTGCGCCGGCAGTTGCGCAACCGATAACAAATTCTACCGCAACTTTTTCGTTTGGCGCCCACTCGGCGTGAATTTCAGGGTAAGTAGCAACATTCTCTAATATTTCGGTGCTTGGAGTACCCGGATAAGCCGCCGCAAAATGAACGCCAGCCTCATAAACACCCCGAGCTATTGCTTCGTTACCTGTCATAAGTACACGACTCTGGTTGCTTGTCGTATCCATTTGTTTAGTCATTACTATTCCTCCAAATGTATTTTTGGGAAAAATACATTATAATCCCAACATTTTTATTATATAATACCCTTACGTTTTTGTCAAGAATACTGTAAAAAAGAAATATATTGTTTTAAAACTATATCTAAAAAAACCATTAAAAACAGCAACAAAATATTGCATTTATGTTTTAAAAATCTAAAATTTTAATAAATTAGTTATAAATTGTTAAAATGTGAAATTTAGCCTAAAAGCAAAATTTAAGTAATATTACGGCATTTAATTATGAAATAATAACTAATATACTTAACTTCACGCCAAAAGCGATAATATAAATTTAAACGAAGTCATTAAAAAAGATGCGTAGAAAATTATCTCTACGCATCTAAATTTTAGATTAACAAATAAGTTAATACTTAACTATTGCTTTACCAAAGTATAGTTTTAATATCCAATTCCCTTTGTTTGTAGTACGTATTTGTACACTGCTTCCCAAACAAACTCAAATTGCGAAGGACCTGCGTCAAGTAAAACAGTGTTAAATGCTTTGGCTACAAATAAGTTGCCAAGTTCCTTTTCCGCATACTTTCTCATCTTGTAAAATTCGTGATAACCAAGATAATATTGTAAGTATGTAGCCGGCGAAGAAACAACTGACTTAAATACTTGTGGAGCAATAGAGTCGTTAAGTCCGTTGGTTGCTAAGAAATTGCTAACTTTCGCTAAATCCCAACCATAGTAGTTTACGCCCATATCGATAATACTAAATACCGATAGGTTTACAAGAGTCATAATTTGTCCCATTCTTGAAACTACATAGTCGAATTCGCCAAAGTCGAACATATCGTATGATTGCAATTCTACATAAACAGCCCAACCTTCGGCATAGCCATTAAAGCTTAAAACGCTACGCATCTCGTGGGGATTAGTATTAAAGAAGTAAACGTTCTGGAATAAGTGTCCCGGGAAACCTTCGTGAGCAAGCGTTGAGAATAACGAAGTATCGTCAACTTGTCCTCTATTGATGTAGATTGTGTTGTTAAAGCAATCGTCAATCGGGGGAATCATATAGAATGCCGGCGACAAAGATTCTTCTAACGCAGGGTGAACTTCTCTTACTACATAATTATTTTTAGGTAAGTCTGGGAAATCTCTTTTAGCAAGTTGTTCAAGTTGAGCAAGAATAGCTTCGGGCTCCATGTGACCAAAGTCGGTATTGTGCGCTCTATAATATGCCCAACCTTCTGGGTCTAGCGAACTCATATTTACCCATTCTCTACGAATGCTTTCCCAGTCAGCCATCATATAGTCAAATAATTCGGGGATAGGAGTATCAATACCGGTCTTATATTTAACTCTATATGTATAGTAATCAATACCTCTTTCAAGGTTGCAGTAACCGCCATCGTTTACGCCCTTGCCCTTAAATACTTCTAGTCCGGAGATAAGTAATTTATAAGCGGGCACAACATAGTTAGCAAATACGTCTAAGTGTTGAGCTACATAATTAGCTTTGGCTTCTGCTGTAAGTCCGGCAACATCATTTAATTTTGTCTCAAATGTTAAAATTAAGTAATTTGTCTTTTGGTCTTTGATAAAGTCTTGGCATTGACCGATAGCTTCTTTAAGCGTGCTATCCATTAAGCCTAGTCCCTTAGTTACTCTTACCGCTTCGTAATCAAGACACTGTTGGAAGAAGGTAGGAAGGTCTTTAAGCAAAGCTAGGTAATCTGTAATATCTTTCTCAACATAGAATTTATACTCTGCAAAGTTAATAGGCATATTATTTTGTATACCGCCTATTGAGTCAAAGTAAGTGCTGTAATACTCTAAGCCCGTAGTTGTTAAATTTAGCTCTAAGTATTTAATTAGTATTTTTTGAATTAAGATTTGCTCGGCGTTAAGTTGTAAATAATTATAAGCTCTAATTTCTTCGATAAACGCTCTAAGCTCGGCTTCTCCGCCTTCAATCTCGGTTAAATCGACCGAATACATCATTGGAGGTAGGTCGGCTAAGGAGTTATACTTTTCATAACCCGGTAAATGAGAAATCTTATAAGCGGTTGGGTCTTTTAAGGTATAGTGAAGATTAACCGTGCTACCAATCATTTCGTACAAGAATTGATTGTCGAGATACGCTTCAAAATTCTTTTCAAGTTCGGTAGTAGCTAGCGTTGTAAAGTCGGCGACCTTAACGGATACGCTTGGCATATTGCCATTTGCGTCCATTGCGGTGCGAACTCTAAGTTCGTATGCGGTTGACCTTTCTAACCACGTAAATATAACTTCGCCATTCTTGTCAGGTTCATAGAAACCTTCGACTAACTTGCCATTCTTGTATACGCCATATTCTAACTTAACATCGGTAGCTTTAATTTTTAAAGTTACAATACCGGTAGATATGTTAGCAGGGGCAATTACTGCTTGCTCTGCGGTAGGCGCATCAAGAACAATTTTTGTTGTGTAAATTCCTACGTCAGCTTCGTAGCCGGCTAAGTTGTCGCCTATTGCGCCGATACGAGCCTTAATGGTATATGTTACGTTAGGTGTAAGACCGGTAAATGTTACAAGTCCGTCTACTGGCGAAATATAACTGCCGATTAACACATTATTTAAATAAATACCATATTCAAGCCTTAAATGAGGCGCGCGTAGAGTCATTGTAGTGTCTGTCGCAGTTATGTCTTCGTCTGTAATTTTAATTTGCTCGGGCGTAGGAGCGGCAGGTTTTACTTTAATTTGAATTGTAATTACAAACACAGTCGCCGAACCGTTAGCAACGTCGCTTGAAGCATAACGAGCGTAAATTGTATACTCTTGATTGTTAGATAAATCTTCCCAAACAATAACTCCATTTTTTGCTACTGTAAACGGGGTGATAATCAATTTGCCTTGATACAAAGCATATTCGAGAGTTGCATTAGGAACCTTAAATGTAATTGTTGAAACATTAACAATCTTCTCTTGTGTGGTAACTACCATACTTGCAGTAGGAGCTACGGCAGAAGGAGAGGTTGTAACTTCAAGAACTTTTACAGGGTTACTTGGACTTAATTTTCTCGTACCAGGAGTGCGAGCGTAAATTGTATATTTAGTTCCGTTAGTAAGTTTGGTCCAGTTCATTAATCCGTCGGTTGCGGTGTTAAAGTCGGCTACTACGCCACTAGCGTCATATATTGCATACTCGAACATAATGTGTGGAACGATATATGTAATACTTGTTGCGTCAACCATAACGTTGCCCGAGGTCGAAGCAATTTCTTCAAGCTTAGGAGGTCTATTCGGGGCGGTAGCAAGCGTTGTTACTTGCATAACTATTACGTCGGCGCTTGCAGTTTTATCTGCTGTTTGCGCAAAGCGAGCGTGAATAACATAAGTAGTGCTTGGCGTCAATTCGCTCCAAACAATAATGCCATTTTCGCCTTTTGTAAAGCCTGCGATAGCGACTTGCTCGTTATATAGAGCGTACTCAATCTCGGGGTTAGTGATTGTAAGTTTAATGCTCCTATCAGCAATCGCTAAGTTAGAAATTTCCGGCTTAGCAGTAGCTACGTCGGGCGCAGTTCTAGCTGTCTTAAAGGCAATTACCACAACAGCTTCGCTAGCTAAATATTTTCCGCTTGCGGGAACTCTCGCCTTAATTGTGTAATCAGTATCTACGGTAAGGTTGGTAAATGTAACTTTACCCTCAGTTACAGATTGGTATTGGCTTACTGCTTGTTCTCCGCCGAATACTGCATACTCTAAATCGGCTTTTGGCGCTGTTAAAACAACGTTATCAGTACCGATTACAAGTTTGTCGGCAGTTGTAGCAACGTCTTCTGCGGTTGGAGTTTGGGCAATTTTTGGTGCGCAAGCCATCAACATTGGAAGAACCATTGTCAAACAAAGCGCAAGCGCTATTAACTTGATAAATCTTCTCTTCATTTTCTACTCCTTCTAATAATATTTGTAAAAAGAACTTAGCTAATAAGTTGCTCGTTCTAATTATATTAATAAATACTCAAAACTTAACAATTTATATAATAGAGTTATACTAAATTGTGTCTAACCGATTAAAAATTGCTACTTTTTAGTTCGAAATAACTCTTTGGGTGGTCACAACAAGGACAAGCCTCAGGGGCGACTTTGCCTTTAAATACATATCCGCAATTACGGCAAACCCAAATTTGTTCTTCTTCTCTTTCAAAAACCATAGCTTGGGCAATATTTTTAGCTAATTGGCGATATCTATGTTCGTGTTCCTTTTCTACGCTTGCGACAAGTCTAAACTTTGCAGATATGCGAGTAAAGCCTTCTTCCTTTGCTTCTTTGGCAAATTGCTCGTACATATCGCTCCATTCGTAGTTTTCGCCGTCGGCTGCGCCGAGTAAATTCTGCTCGGTCGAATCAATACCGTGAAATTCCTTAAACCACATTTTTGCGTGTTCTTTTTCGTTTAACGCAGTTGACGCAAAAATCTCGGCAATTTGTTCAAACCCATCTTTTTTAGCTTGGGAAGCAAAATAATCGTACTTGTTTCTTGCTTGCGACTCCCCAGCAAATGCCGTCATTAAATTTTTTTCGGTTTTACTACCCTTTAATTCCATATTACTACCTCCAATTATAAATAATTATATTATTTAAATAATAAAACATTTATAACTAAAAGTCAATACTAATTATAAATTTTTATCTAAGGCTACCGTTATTATAATAAAATGTAACTAAAAATTTGCATATTGATACTTAAATAACAATCTACAAATTAAATATGCTTGAATATTGACAACTTAGTTTATGTGTGTTATATTTGTAAAAATGCTAAGGAAGAATTTATGCAAACTTTAATTACCGACAACTTAATATTAAGAGATTTTTCTCTTGGCGACGCTTGCGACGTATACGAATATGCGCAACTAGACTGCGTAGGTAGCCGGGCAGGTTGGAAACCTCACAAAAGCCTAGACGAAAGCCTAGCAATTGTCAAAAATTTTATTTTAGAACAAGAAGTATGGGCAATTTGTCTTAAACAAACTGGAAAAGTAATAGGAAGCGTTGGTTTACACAAAGTTAATCGAGATACGGGCGACTACAAAGTTTGTTATATGGGTTACGTTCTAAATCCTTGCTACTGGGGCAAGGGTTACGCTACGCAAGCGGGTAAAGCGGTGCAAGAATACGCCTTTAAAATTGCAAAGGTCAATATGCTGTCGGTTACTCACTTCGAACCAAACATTCAATCAAAAAGAGTAATTCAAAAGTTGCAATTTAATTTTGAAGCCAAGCTAAGAAATTACGGTCTGTACGAAGGAAAGCTTTGCAATCATTGCATTTATTCGCTTACAAAAGAAGAATTTTTTGCATTAAATTAAATATTTACCCCAAATTACATATTAAACTTAAAACTATCTTTAAATTATTAGCTTACAAATTCTTTTATTTTAATAAAAAAAGACGGAACTTCCGTCTTTTTTTACTTTTATTTGTTTGCTAACGTTGACTCTGCCTTTACTTTTATTCGCTAACATTGACTTTACTTATAAACTAATTACACCTTTTTAAGAATATCTAGGTATTTGCCGATATTTGCAGTTTTATCTATTATAGGTATTATTTTATTTGTTCTACACGTCATTATTGTAGTTACGCCCGGGCCGTGACCGCTTAACAAACAGTCGCTATGCACAATAACGCCAATCGAACAAGCAGAGCCTAAATAACCCCTACCGTAATAGTTATCGCAATCTTGCAAATAAACAATATCGCCAAACTTTAAATCTTGTAAGTCTAACTCGGCTAACTTTTGCTTGTCGGCGGTCATTATATCGTAGTCGCCACTTTGCGCTTGACTGCCTATACCGCTACCCATAAGATATGCCGGCACAATAGCCGTAACCGCAACGACAATGCCTTGTTCGCTTGGATTGATGCTAAGTTTTTCAAACAAGTTAGGGTCGATATTCATTATTTTAATATCTTCATAATTTTTAAGTTGAAGTCCTTGTCCGTAAGACCTAATTTGTATTTTGTCGCCAATACAGAGCTTGTCAAGAGTATCTAAGTTAAACCAAACAAGCGTATGTTCAATTCCGCCGTGAGTGCCTGTAACATAGCCCTTGTCGCCCTTTGCTTCGCCCGACATTACAACTGCGACGTTGCCAATACAAGAAAGAAAGTTAAGGGCTAAATTTTCTTCGGCTAATGGATTTTGTATAGACACGCCGGGTTCGATATGGTCGCCAGCCAAACCGTATACGCTGTCGCCAATGCTTACGTTATAACAAATACCGCCTACGCTAGGCAGGGTAAAAGGAACGCCCTCAAATGACACTTTAAGACTTGTCCCACGTACGGTTGGAGAATGAACTACGCCAATTACCGACTGCATAACTAATTTATCTTTATTTGTAGTCAAGTCCAAAAGACTTGTGGGTTGCTTTGTTGCGTTAGACATAAAAATTGCTCCTTTATCTTTTATTTATTTACTGCGTTTATTGAACTACTTTAAATACTCCAAACACAATTATGCCAACTAAGGCAGAGCCTATTAGTAAAATTATAGGGCTAATACGTTTCTTTTTGACCTTAATAAAAGAAAGCCCTAGAAATACACAGAATATTATAAGCGAAACATAGTTAAATTGTGAAAATCCGCTTGAAACAATATTAGTAAAGTCTAGCTTAGGAAGTACAACGCTTGCAAGAATTGTAAGTATTGCCGAACAAATTAATCCTAGCACAACGGGACGAACTCCGCTCATATAACCTTTAACAAGCGTACTATTGCTAAATTTTCTAATAAACACGCATACAAGCAACATTATTATAAAAGAAGGAAGAACCACGCCAAACGTTGCGACAAGCGCCCCCATATAACCCGCAAAAATAGAATTGTACGCCTCTTTGCAAGCGCTCATACCCACAAAAGTAGCAAGGTTGATTGCAAAAGGGCCGGGCGTTGATTCGGCTACCGCCATCATATTGAGAAAAAGTTCCTCGCTAATGTAAACGCCGACAATTTCTTGTCTAATTAAGGGAATCATTGCGTATCCGCCACCGATTGTAAAAAGCCCTATCTTAAAATAGTCCCAAAATAATTGTAAAAAAATCATTTGTCCTCCTTGTCGGCGGACGAATTAGCTTGTCCTAACTTATCTTTATTTTGGCTTGCGTCTTGTTCGAGCGTTTGTTTTTGACCCTCGCAAGAACTGTCTTGTTCTTTATTTGTTTGACCCTCGCAAGAACTGTCTTGTTCTTTATTTGTTTGGCTGTCGCAAGAACTGTCTTGTTTACTGTCAAGACTTGCCCTAGTTAGACATTTTTTGTCGTTAAAATAAGCATAGCCAACGCCTAAACAAGCCGATATCAATATAAGATATATTACATTAAATTTAGTAAAAGTTGCAACGGCAAAAGAAACTACAAAGGCAATATAAGTATAAATATTTTTGTTTGCCGTTGTGACAAGATTAATAAATACATTTACAATAAGCACGACAACACAAGCTCTTACTCCTGCAAATGCCGCCGCCACAATAGAATTTGCCAAAAATGCTTCTAGGCAAAAATATAAGCTAGAAATAATTATAAAAGAAGGACAAACTACGCCGATTGTAGCAAATAACGCCCCAAAAAAGCCCCCGACCTTGTAACCGATAAAAGTCGCAGAATTTACGGCAATTACTCCCGGAGTAGATTCGGCAAGCACAATTAATTCCATCATATCTTGTTTATTTGCCCACCCACGCTTGCCGGCTTCCCGCTCGATTAAACTAATCATAGCGTAACCACCGCCAAAAGTGAACAAACCTATCTTAAAGAATACGGCGAATAATTGAAAAATTGTCTTTATAGAATACTTCTTCATATTATTATTATATCAATAATATCTTAAATAATCAATGCAATTACAACAATTAAAAATGGACTGTTTGTAAAGAAAAAACCGCTCGCATTACGAACGGTTTAATTTGTAAAAGAATAATTATTAGATTAATATAAGAATATTTTATTTAAAAATGCTATTT is a window of Clostridia bacterium DNA encoding:
- a CDS encoding chromate transporter, producing MKKYSIKTIFQLFAVFFKIGLFTFGGGYAMISLIEREAGKRGWANKQDMMELIVLAESTPGVIAVNSATFIGYKVGGFFGALFATIGVVCPSFIIISSLYFCLEAFLANSIVAAAFAGVRACVVVLIVNVFINLVTTANKNIYTYIAFVVSFAVATFTKFNVIYLILISACLGVGYAYFNDKKCLTRASLDSKQDSSCDSQTNKEQDSSCEGQTNKEQDSSCEGQKQTLEQDASQNKDKLGQANSSADKEDK
- a CDS encoding rubrerythrin family protein — protein: MELKGSKTEKNLMTAFAGESQARNKYDYFASQAKKDGFEQIAEIFASTALNEKEHAKMWFKEFHGIDSTEQNLLGAADGENYEWSDMYEQFAKEAKEEGFTRISAKFRLVASVEKEHEHRYRQLAKNIAQAMVFEREEEQIWVCRNCGYVFKGKVAPEACPCCDHPKSYFELKSSNF
- a CDS encoding GNAT family protein; this translates as MQTLITDNLILRDFSLGDACDVYEYAQLDCVGSRAGWKPHKSLDESLAIVKNFILEQEVWAICLKQTGKVIGSVGLHKVNRDTGDYKVCYMGYVLNPCYWGKGYATQAGKAVQEYAFKIAKVNMLSVTHFEPNIQSKRVIQKLQFNFEAKLRNYGLYEGKLCNHCIYSLTKEEFFALN
- a CDS encoding DUF885 domain-containing protein; translation: MKRRFIKLIALALCLTMVLPMLMACAPKIAQTPTAEDVATTADKLVIGTDNVVLTAPKADLEYAVFGGEQAVSQYQSVTEGKVTFTNLTVDTDYTIKARVPASGKYLASEAVVVIAFKTARTAPDVATAKPEISNLAIADRSIKLTITNPEIEYALYNEQVAIAGFTKGENGIIVWSELTPSTTYVIHARFAQTADKTASADVIVMQVTTLATAPNRPPKLEEIASTSGNVMVDATSITYIVPHIMFEYAIYDASGVVADFNTATDGLMNWTKLTNGTKYTIYARTPGTRKLSPSNPVKVLEVTTSPSAVAPTASMVVTTQEKIVNVSTITFKVPNATLEYALYQGKLIITPFTVAKNGVIVWEDLSNNQEYTIYARYASSDVANGSATVFVITIQIKVKPAAPTPEQIKITDEDITATDTTMTLRAPHLRLEYGIYLNNVLIGSYISPVDGLVTFTGLTPNVTYTIKARIGAIGDNLAGYEADVGIYTTKIVLDAPTAEQAVIAPANISTGIVTLKIKATDVKLEYGVYKNGKLVEGFYEPDKNGEVIFTWLERSTAYELRVRTAMDANGNMPSVSVKVADFTTLATTELEKNFEAYLDNQFLYEMIGSTVNLHYTLKDPTAYKISHLPGYEKYNSLADLPPMMYSVDLTEIEGGEAELRAFIEEIRAYNYLQLNAEQILIQKILIKYLELNLTTTGLEYYSTYFDSIGGIQNNMPINFAEYKFYVEKDITDYLALLKDLPTFFQQCLDYEAVRVTKGLGLMDSTLKEAIGQCQDFIKDQKTNYLILTFETKLNDVAGLTAEAKANYVAQHLDVFANYVVPAYKLLISGLEVFKGKGVNDGGYCNLERGIDYYTYRVKYKTGIDTPIPELFDYMMADWESIRREWVNMSSLDPEGWAYYRAHNTDFGHMEPEAILAQLEQLAKRDFPDLPKNNYVVREVHPALEESLSPAFYMIPPIDDCFNNTIYINRGQVDDTSLFSTLAHEGFPGHLFQNVYFFNTNPHEMRSVLSFNGYAEGWAVYVELQSYDMFDFGEFDYVVSRMGQIMTLVNLSVFSIIDMGVNYYGWDLAKVSNFLATNGLNDSIAPQVFKSVVSSPATYLQYYLGYHEFYKMRKYAEKELGNLFVAKAFNTVLLDAGPSQFEFVWEAVYKYVLQTKGIGY
- a CDS encoding DUF4438 domain-containing protein, which translates into the protein MSNATKQPTSLLDLTTNKDKLVMQSVIGVVHSPTVRGTSLKVSFEGVPFTLPSVGGICYNVSIGDSVYGLAGDHIEPGVSIQNPLAEENLALNFLSCIGNVAVVMSGEAKGDKGYVTGTHGGIEHTLVWFNLDTLDKLCIGDKIQIRSYGQGLQLKNYEDIKIMNIDPNLFEKLSINPSEQGIVVAVTAIVPAYLMGSGIGSQAQSGDYDIMTADKQKLAELDLQDLKFGDIVYLQDCDNYYGRGYLGSACSIGVIVHSDCLLSGHGPGVTTIMTCRTNKIIPIIDKTANIGKYLDILKKV
- a CDS encoding chromate transporter, whose product is MIFLQLFWDYFKIGLFTIGGGYAMIPLIRQEIVGVYISEELFLNMMAVAESTPGPFAINLATFVGMSACKEAYNSIFAGYMGALVATFGVVLPSFIIMLLVCVFIRKFSNSTLVKGYMSGVRPVVLGLICSAILTILASVVLPKLDFTNIVSSGFSQFNYVSLIIFCVFLGLSFIKVKKKRISPIILLIGSALVGIIVFGVFKVVQ